The window GGATTAGGAGACACTCAGCATAATCAAAACTTGACATTTATGCAGCTCCATTGAGTCATGTGGGAAACAGTCCACACAGACTTTGGCCCTCACACAAAAGCCTAGGAATGAGCTCCTGTTTTCCTCTGACAATGCAACAAGCACTGTTACACCCTCGCCTGTGAAAAtaaggtgtttttgtttttttgttttttttttcctttcccctGATAGGTCAGACCAATATATGTTCAGTTTagtataacaaagtggaagcagAAAACAGAACCATGGGAGAGTGTTGAGCACATGGGGGGGCTGCTGCGTGTTTAGAGGCAGGAAGGCTGCTGCTCAGATAGCATGTAATACAGTACTTCCCCTTGTTTAACAATGATGTTGGCCTAAATTCAAAGAACAAAGACACCtaagttgtgtgtttttgtgtgtgttgtgtgcatgtgtgtgtgtgtgtttgtgtgtgtatgtgtttttttgtttcaggaTATTAACTGATATGATAATGTGTCAGGTTGTCGCTCATTTAAAGGTTTGTTTGAAGCATGAAGACTGAATTTTATATAAGGTTTAAGCTTGAATGATGTTAAACGGTTAAACACATTACACATGATACCCACATTAAATATGTGTGTTTATCACGAATGAAAAAGAGGACCCAGTGATGATATTAGTATCACTTTATAATACGGCTCGAGACTAAAGGTCTAAGTTGAATTTCCAGCGTATTTGACCTGAAGTAACAGTGTAAATACATTTACTGACAAATACATAAGTAATTTTAATTCATTCCGTTTtatttagcaccaaatcacaacaacatttgcctcaaggggctttatattttaaggtgaAGGTAGTGCACTGTGACCCGAATGATATATGAGTGGGTTATTTCACAGTGTTCATCAGGGTGACAGCCTGGGGGAAGAAACTGTCTTAAAGGCGGTTGGTTTTAGCTCTGTCACCCCTGCCTGAGGGCAGCAGTTTGAACAGATTATGTCtggggtgtgaggggtctgcaGAGATGTTGCCTGTTCGTTTCCTAACCCTGGACCTGTACAGGTCCTGCATGGAGGGAAGAACAGCATCAACGATCCTCTCTGCAGACCTGGTCGTCCATTGCAATCTGTCCTGCTTCGTGACTGAGCTGAAGCAGGCTTACATTATAATTTGTTTCATAataggttttatttttcttagacccactgtgacagaagaaataTATCAGACTGTAAAATTGATGCAGTTCTTTTAATAATTTTGAGTGCCTCGATCTTATCATAACTAAGGCATATTAGTGAATTCTTAGTAaactaaaacacatttaaaatacatttttgcatGAGAATATTGTGCTTGGTTTTCTAGCTCAGCACTGAAATGTCCACTTTTGCTGATGATATCATCTTGTTGTCGTTAATCCAGGTCTTCTTTTAAAATGATCGTGCTTCAGCACCTGTAAGAGCTGTGGCAGAGAATCGTTATATTTTcagattatttatttgttccGTCTTCATGAATATCACTTGAACTCTTAGAGGGACTTCCTTCAAATTTAGCAAAAAGTTTAACTTCAGCTCAAAGATCATCTCACTTGAATTTGTTGGACACCTGTTCAACTgattgttaatgcaaatatataATTTGTCAGTCACATGGCGACAGCTCAGTGCATTAAGGCATGCAGACATGTCCAGGATGAGccactgaagttcaaaccaagaattgtttaaatgactttgtatgtggcgtggttgttggtgccagatgggctggtctgagtatttcagaaattgcTGATTTGCTGGGATTTTCTCACACAGTCACctctagagtttacagagaaatgcctgaaaaagagaaaacaccctgtgagcagcagttctctggttGAGAGTGACTTGTTCACACCAAATGTTAGAGGAAAATCACCAGATTGCTTTTATGCTGATAGGAAGACAACGGtagctcaaataaccactcattacgaCCAagctatgcagaagagcatctccgCACATTACACCAGGTGTCACTTCTGTTAACTAAGAGCAGGAGCCAAGCCAAGTCCACATTGTTAAATAATGCCATGAATAAGTagggccagtgagtgtatatccaaaaggtcaaaggtctcAACAAGCATGAATGTAAGCTGCAACTTTACTGGCTTGTGGAGGAAAACAACAGTGCGATGGTAATACTATTTTAAACCTGTTATTAGCTTTAGAGAGAAGTGTTACACTCACTCACTGGGATTGCCACTCCCCGACATCAGTGCAAGAATGGAAGGACTGTTTGACATGATCCAACATTCTGAATATGGAAAAGATCCATGAAAAACTCATGTTAAACATGTTGCTTAGAGCTTAAAAATTGGATGTCTCACTTTGTAAAGTGAGGAACCATTACAAAAAGATATATATCTCCTTAAAGATGGAGTCTCTCTTGGTAAAGGAGTCTTGAAAATCTAACTtcctaaatacatttttaaaaacttatcCAGCTAACTTGAGGCTATTAAATAGAATAATTAATCATTGAGAAAGGAGATTAACAGTTTATTACATGCTGAGATGCACTGGACTGAGGAAGATTGTCAGATTatcaaattaaaagcaaatatagTTTGACAGCTCCCCGGAAgtcaggggaaaaaagaaaaagtaagcaGTTATTGAAAATGTGATAAGAGCTGCTCTTGACCTTATGAAATTACAGTCTGTATATTGTATCATTGTGATTATTCTCACAGTAAAAAGGTTGTCAAATGATGTGACTAAAATTGCCACATCACCTCTAAATCTTTACATCAGGGTTTCTCCTTAAGGGTTTCATTTTCACACAAAAAAGACAAGCATCCTCGTCAGGGATtcataaaagattaaaaaagatGCTTGTTTAATTTAGGGAAATAAAACCCAAAGCCTCTTTTTTTTAGCAGCTGGGAGATAAACTGTGGGAGGGGGTTGTGTGCTGCTGTCCCATAACTTTGAGGCTGTTATGATGTTCAGATTGAAAAGCAGCCAGTGTAGATGTAAGACTTGTGTCGTTCATGTCTGTGTGCAAAATGTCACCGTCGATCTGAGAGGAAAAGGTCAGCTGTGCTCAGTGAGTTGTCAGGATGTAGATCAGACCTCCCGTTTGAGCTCTGCGCCTCTGTTTTGACTTCAGATATTTTTTGACTGATTTACCAAaaaggcttttttctttctcttagaGTCTGTGTCACTGTGAAAGCTGCTGCTGATACTGCTGTTTTTAAACGTCTTCAGAATCATCCAAAAACCTTTGACTGTTTTTTCGGTCTGGTGCCCTGCTGACTCTGAGGCGAACATTATGGCAGGGGTTGGAGAAATCTGCTGCTATCACACATTTTAACCTTCTAACATAACTGCTACTCAAGGCTCCAAAAAACcttaaactatttttttaaacagaaagaagaaaatcaaataGAACcatgttttgtgctgtttttcaaagttttttattgatttttgctgctttcctgttaacagaaaaaaaagattaagaaaatgcattttaaaaagcaatatgtgtgtgttgaaagtggaaaaaaaataatttgtttacgTCAGAGTACTTATGACCCCTGAGAATTAGAAACATAGATAAGCCAGTTTTCCAAGGAAAATATTAAACTAGTGATTCCCACACAGGGAGGCTGTCGGAGTCCTGACTGTGCAGAGAACTTAAGCCAGTGTCTGAATCGTCGTCGTTCACATTGTGAGTTTTTGACAACCCCCTTGCTTGCTCCACCCACCCGTTTTTTCTCTGCAAAGTGCTCATCATCCCCGTCTTAATGTCTGCCCCTTGGCTATATCTCTTCTTAGTGTCTGTCCCCTCCTCCATGCCCAAAGTGTTCACTTTCTCCAGCAAATCCCTtatctccctctccctctccccgCAAATCTGCTCGGTCAGCTCTAAATCGCTCCTAATAGCTTCTAAATCCGCGTTGAGGCGCAGACCGATGTATAAACTGGCATTTAACTGCGTTTTGATCCTCTCTTCATCCAAAAGCTGCTCGTTTTCTGGTGATGTTTCCACTTCGGTGCTGGGAAGGAATGGCGAGTCATCCCCAGACTCCAAGTTTTTACGTTGCAGCTCCTCCTTCCTCCGCTGCATCCAGCGGTGGTTCAGCTCATCCTGGATCTCCCCTGTGATCACGTCTGTAAGGGTTTCCTGCTCCCACAACTCCTCCTGTAGTCTAACCACCTCCTCACGGTGTCGGAAATACTTTTCAAGCTTGGCCAAAGTGTCAGAGGAACGCAGGTTTTCCACTTTGTAGCTGGAAGCCGCATCAACCAAATACGTATTTTGAACGTAATTGGCCCCGTGCCTTTTAATTCTGTCCATGTGCACCTTCGCCTCGCACCTTTCGATCTCTGCGTCCAGCTCTGTAATCCTCTGAATCTGCTGTCGGATTGTGTGATCCTGAGAAACCACAGAATGAACCAAAGTTTCCATCTTCTCCGCGCAGGACGCGTCTCTGCGCGCCGCCTTCGATCTCTTTTTATTGATCTTCTCCAACTTTCTGAAAGCTTTCCTGACTATCCGACGCTGTTTCTCAGGTGAGATGGAACTCACGGCACACCGCGCGGTCCCTTTCATAATACAGGGGCTCTGTTTGCTGAGCACCACGCGCGCCTCTGCGCTTCGGGCTCCGTGGCTGTCCAAAGACGCTTCGCTCTTCACCAGCACGAACTTGACGTTTATCTGCTCGTCTCCCCAGGCGACCCAAAGTCGCAAAATCCTAGTTTTGTTTGGCAAAATCCTCTCGCATCCCCTCCATTTCTCCACGATGCAGTAGGACTGTGCCGCGCAAAGCCCTTGTTGGGAGTTCTGGTCTTCAAGAAGCACTTTGATAACATCAGCGCAAGTTGTGCGCTTTGACAAGCCGAGGACGAGCTTTTCCTCTCGGCAGACCCACACTGATATCTTATTCCCCTCCGACTCCATCTCGCATTTCTGCTAAACTCTATCGCTTCTAAACAACAGTagatttaaaaatttaaatccgCTCGTCGAAAGAAAAGCTCCTCAGTGTCCATGCCAGAGTCCAGTGCATGCGCGTTGCGTCCTAGACGCATCTGCAAAGTTGCAGTCGGGACTGGaggtgtctctgtctgtgtccaTGGAGCGCACAAGTTAAGGAAAACACTATGCGCGCCGGTATTCCCAGTCCTGACTGCCACTGCTGTGATCACATGACCccccccatacacacacacactttttttggtGGGATGAGCTCCACCTGGAGCCTCGATGCTGTTAAGAACAACGACCGGCCGTGAATTCTTTGATTTCCTGTGGCAGCTTGGAGGCTCACTGTGTTCTTCTGGTTTCTGTATCCATAATGCATCAAATAGGACACGAGTACCTACCTATATAGGAATGAGTACTTTATATAGCCTCATTATTACCTGGTTTACAGAAGATACAGGAAAATATCTTAGGATGGATTatgtttttatcttatttttaatgactttgTATTTCAGATCTGGTTCAATATTAAGGTTATGTTGCTGTTAACTTTTTCTGTAGATCCAGTTAAAACAgagttaaaagacaaaaaatgaataaataaatattggaGCTGAAATAAAATTGCTCTAACTGGCTTCAACAGGCTTTGAGGATTCTAAGACATCTAATCAAAGACCTTGTGCATAATTCATGTATTTTGTGCAACACCGGAAAGAACAAGTTTTACCTGCAGGTTttctgagggtttttttttttcaagcattAAATTCCGTTTATTTCCTACTTCTTAAGTGTCAGTACTTTCAATATCTTACTTCTAATTATAGTCATCTTTCATTTGACAGAGCCACATATCACAATTATGTGAACTGTAAACACTCACATGTCAAACAAATAAGTGAAACAAGAGGAAAAAGTTAGGAAGGCAGACACACAAATGCTCCTTCCTGTAGTTCAGAGCAATGAGCAGACTGTTACCTGCTGCTGATGGATCACACTTTGCATTCAGTGATCTGAATGTTCAGAGTCAGTTTGCCTGTGTTGATATGAGTGAGGGAGCAAAGATATGGAACACTTCAGTTGCTTTACTTGAATTCATAATGTTGACCCTGTTAGCTTTTCCTTCGTTATGCTTATTCTTCCGATTCACGGCTTTCAAGTATTAGCCTTGCTCAGTCTTGAACTCAGGGACTTTACAAAGAAAGAGAATAAATGAGTATTCAGCTATGCTGTCAGGCGATTTCTGACAGATGTATTTACCTCTAGCTTTGCTGGTTTGCTAGTGCTCATGTGACAGTGTATGCCTGGTCTTGATGGATTAGGATGTTTATGTGTTAGTGGGTGGAAATTTTACTTTCCACATTACAATGCAAAGTCATATACATACTTACCAGCATGCAGTCCCCTAAATTAGTTCCAGCCCACATATCGGCAAAGATTAGCTTCACATAAAGATAAATTTCAGTTGAGTCAAACCCATGAGAACTGATTCATCATGATATTATTGTACCAattaaatggaaacaaaaacatgtgcATCACTCAGGTGACATTTTTAAGTAGTACAAAAGTGTAAAGCTCCCATGTAGAGGTGTATTACTTTACACACTTAAACTACTAGTTTTCTTGAGCCTCTCTTAAGGAGCAGTAATCTTTATTCAGCTGTTCAGCAGTAGTTGGTCAGATTCCACGTGTATGATTTATAGCAGCACCTTATTTGAGCCCCTCCATCTCAGGTGCAACACTCAAAACTTTTTGGTTTGTGTTAGTAATAATATAAAGGCTGGTTTACTGAAATAGTGGTTTTCTGACTGTGGGGTCATCACTGGTGGGTACAGAACCACTAAATCCCAGCCAGGAAACCAGGGGAAAATATGGATGAATGAATAAGTATGATTTTTGGagggaaaataaacaaaacacactttactAATGCAGAAGTCGGAatcctttttatttaaaaaaggaaaaagtgttgAGTTTGTGGGGAGTGGGGCTGAACTGTAACTGGTTTCTGAAGCTGGTGTGCTGGAAATAGCTTGAAAACCTCTGATTTACAAGGTTCAGCCAAAACATAGAAATCTGTAGGACTTTTATTAAACGGTGTCTCCCTCTTGTGGTGAGTCCTGTCATTACAGTGATgcatattaaattaaaatgtgaaagagGGATATgtccagattaaaaaaaaaaaaaaaaaaagaatgaaagaaagaaagcaaaaaagtgaCAGGCTCCATCTACTGTTGATGTGAGGCTTTTGCAGTCAAGGAGTTAAAAAAGACTCATCCACACGGCAAAGATTCaagtgagaaaaataaaaggaagcaatctttttcagatttatttaaCTTCAATATTGCG is drawn from Oreochromis aureus strain Israel breed Guangdong linkage group 1, ZZ_aureus, whole genome shotgun sequence and contains these coding sequences:
- the rassf10b gene encoding ras association domain-containing protein 10; translation: MESEGNKISVWVCREEKLVLGLSKRTTCADVIKVLLEDQNSQQGLCAAQSYCIVEKWRGCERILPNKTRILRLWVAWGDEQINVKFVLVKSEASLDSHGARSAEARVVLSKQSPCIMKGTARCAVSSISPEKQRRIVRKAFRKLEKINKKRSKAARRDASCAEKMETLVHSVVSQDHTIRQQIQRITELDAEIERCEAKVHMDRIKRHGANYVQNTYLVDAASSYKVENLRSSDTLAKLEKYFRHREEVVRLQEELWEQETLTDVITGEIQDELNHRWMQRRKEELQRKNLESGDDSPFLPSTEVETSPENEQLLDEERIKTQLNASLYIGLRLNADLEAIRSDLELTEQICGEREREIRDLLEKVNTLGMEEGTDTKKRYSQGADIKTGMMSTLQRKNGWVEQARGLSKTHNVNDDDSDTGLSSLHSQDSDSLPVWESLV